TATCTAGGAATGGTTCCCTTGAATTTGTCCATATTAATATATTTAGGTGAACTTGTCTAAGTTCATTCTCAacgttataatttttttataaatttataaatttttgcttttttattaaggtttactGCGTGTTATGATACGAGGTTATCCCTTATCATTTTTTATTGGTTGTCATTGCTATGTCAACAAAATTTAATGAGTTAACAAAGCATGTGATAAAATCTAAGTTTTGGTACCAATTAGGCCCTAAAAGTTAAATACCAACTAAGTATAAATGGATAAATTTAGAAGGCAATATATATATTAGTCCTATTGGgataaaaaaatgataaatgattGTTTAAGAATCAAAATGGgacaaaatgataaaatttagagGCTAAATCGTGACTTTAAATTTCTTTAGGAAATAGTTTTTTTGAACaaaacattatataaaaaaattaaatgatttcattacccTTACAATAGTATATTAATTGGTTACATTAATTCAATAAGTCAACTTTGTATTGATATAAAAGTATAGATAACAAAATGTGCAGTGCAAAGTGTTACAGTAGAAAATGTGATGTATAAATTAGacgataattaaaatatatatattcaccGCATCAATTGTTGATATAAGAAATCGgagaaaccaaaaagaaaaaaggtaGTGGGAGAGTGGTTCACCGTTGTTGGGCGGAAAATAGTAAAGGAAGGAGATGAGAGGAAGAAAATATAAACAGCTTCATATTAGAAAAAAGGGGGTTCAAGAGATGCTTTTGATGGCCTATAAACATGAAAGAGGAACCTAAAAGGACGTTCCCTTTGACCTAATCCCAagaaggatatatatatatatatatgatgattttgtgatgaaaaatatataaatgagatctaatataataaataataattttgattaTAATAATGTAGCATCAAATGTTCTGTGGTGGGGTAATGCTAATATAATATTCACCTTCCCACTCCCACTTTCAATCCACTTGTTTCCAACCCAGTTGCTTCCACGTCCACCTTTACCATTGCCCCTTTTCGTCATCCATGATTCACTTCCTTcaaattcaattttctttttgttttttcagAGAAAAAAATTGCTAATGTAAGACGCTCTTTTTGGAGCATTTTTATTTGCTTGGTTAGAGATTTTAAAGAATGTGGATGAGAACTGTGGTATTTGCATTTTCAAGTTTAAGAAAATCCCAATCTTCCGAACCCAAAATTTATGAAAGAAAGATGTGAAAGCAACAATATTCACTTTTGCATTATAATATTGTCTCCGTTTCTTTCTTTTATTAGTAAgcaattaaaacaattaattatatcattaatttgattggtataataataaatatatatatatatataatgtttatatatttgataaaattttgagagctaaatttattaaatcaaaaCTTAATTTATAAACTAATTATTCACATTTAAAATCAtttgtgaaattaaaaaaaaaacctactcCATTAATTATGCCTAAAACATTCATTCCACCAAACCATCCTAATTCggcttttttactaaaataaattaaaaaaaaatttatttgtcAAAATAGGTTGTCAGCCCGATTATATACGAAAATGGGATATTTTTTTCATTCGCGCCTATCTGACAGGAAagaatcattattttatattaattttttttgtttttttaaataaaatattatttttttattttcgggTTAGTATGACCCGTGTATAAAAATACAGGTTGCGCCTACCTGAGAGGCGCGACTAATCGAGCCTTTCTCTGAGGCGCAAATGGTTGTGCCTATCTCAGAGGCGCAAATGGTTGTGCCTATCTCAGAGGCGCAAATGGTTGTGCCTATCTCAGAGGCGCAAATGATTGTGGCTATCTCAAAGGCGCAAATGGTGGGGCCCACACGTGCTTGCCTTTTCCCCTATATATACACTCCCGAAAATCAAATGAACACATACACAAAATATAGCATAGCAAGTTGAACGGAAATAAGAAGATagggagaagaaaaaaaagaaatgagaAGAAAACAAGGAGGAGGATAAAGtattttagtatatttttttGTAAATAGAATGTAAAGTTTTgttagtaattttattatttgaaagctattttgttaggttattaattttgttagcttatgaataaaaatatttgcattaaaaattttatgtatttttttgcTATTCGAaactgttttgaaaattttaaaatttttttaacagaTCTAGTATTGAAGATGGAGAACCAGTTTTTCGTATGTGTTTTTTTCGATGGAGAAATTTTGACAACAACCGtgggatgtatatttgaatgtcgcaaacaagtagcaatgagatttaataaaaatatctcGTTAGATGATATAAAGgaaaaaattagtgaaaaaatttatagacgttgtgggagaaggatgtcaaaacttttctacaagtttccagtttcgacAGATCCCATAAAATTCATCGAAATGGAACTCGTAGACGATGAAGACATGGAGACAATGATCGCTCTTTATTGTGGGACTCAAAGCAACCAAAATGCACTGATTcagttatttgctgagttagctggTATAGAGGCAACTGAAGATCCCACTTCATTAGGTGAAGAAGATAGAGCTCAAGAGCCGTGTGTGGTGGTTCCGATATCATACGTTGATAGTCAATCAACTATACACGGGATCGACATTGATCTTAATGCTGCACCCGAGACTaatgtggttggtgatgatgtatACCAGAGTAGTGATCCTTCTGATCACGAAGTCGATAGTGAGAGTGATCCCGACGTAGACGAGGTTCCGgatgatattgacgatgaaggCGTGAATAATGATGGAAACGTTAACGCGTCTTCAGTCGGGAACCAGATTCGTCGTATTATGATACACAATAATCCTAGGGTACACATGTCTCAGATAGACCCCGATGCGGCATACGTAGCTGAGTTTCCGGAGTACCCTGAAATACTACCTGCTCACCGAATGGCTGTATATTCTGATCTTGAGGAGTTGTTCGTGGGCCAGAGATTCAAAGTAAGGAAGAATGTGTTTTTGCCATTAAGtggtatagcatgaatatatcaatAGACTATAAAGTTGTAACGTCTAAGccgacattatatattggagAGTGTTGGAGGACGGTGGAAGGCTGCAATTGGCGGATACGAGCTGCATTTATCCAGAAGTCGCAGATGTGAGAGATAcgaaaatttgttgggcctcacacatgcacttcaacacgtatgacaaaagatcatcgaaaacttgattccaaaactatctgtatgtacatcatgccaatggtgaaagACATGCCTACAATTAAAGTTTCGGTACTGATTGCCGAAATGCAGACACGATTCCAGTATCGAGTATCATACTGAAAGGCATGGATAGCTAAACAAATGGCAATGGAATAATTGTACGGAGATTTCGATGCATCGTACAATGAGTTACAGGGATGCAGACTGGAAGAGACAAGTTGTgagtgtaatggcctaaattcaaggttatcggaacaatggtttcgtaaccatagatccgatttaaagagaatttatttcaatatttttgcttgaaaattgatatgataggaaaatcgtatgaaaatattgataggaaaattttatcgatttagtgattagttagaaaaagaaattattgaagaaattgagtaaaataaggtatcgggacctctatctcgtaaaaccgagtcgaaaatagttttataaatatttctgaaatgttattaatgtggtattaaaatttcgttaggaaattttaatgtttgggtagtcaattaaatgaaaaggactaaattgtaataggtgtaaaagttgctagagtgataaATAGCTTaatagtctaatgagaaaggatttaaaaggaaattagacccaaaatttttttggctggacggcaagggtatgaaatcagcagaaaaattgataaattaaaggtaaaattggaatattgtaaaattaactaaataaaactaggactaaataggaaatatctagatttctcttcatttctcttcaattccagcagctaaaaacgccataggagagtTCTCTAAGctgttatttcataatttttgcaccaagtgagttaatccttgcctttttcttgtaatttttgtgtttctaagacttttacaactaggtcctactattaaattcattagtttttgatttcatggatgaaattgaaagtcaccatggttgagtgatgtaagtttatgatgaaatagaatgaaattaaagctttaatttgtttatgagatgattttattaggcagttccaatggaaattgatttttaggacctaattgtgcaaatgtttggaattaaagtctattgctgaaattctaattcctaaaggttgtaaactagtttaaggtgatagaataaaatgttaattgagaaaaatcagctcaattaagaggctaattgagtagggacgaaattatcatttattaaaagcttaggggaaaaatggtaataaacagcttgcactaaaacagtttggacagcagcagtagactaactttgaaaaatcaccaaaaattgtaggaatcgaattagaagatgaaaaaaatattaaattaaagcttattgagtctagtttctcatagaagaaatattgtaagcaatggatttttaaattttgagatataatgaattttgtgagacaaggtcagaatgaattcgggttcccctgttctgattttgaaaaattataaaaaattgaataaaaataattagggacttaaatttatatgtctagaattctgaatgagtctatttttaatagaaacaaatgataacataatttgaattttttataaaaatataatttatttttagtgaagaagggtcagaactgttagacaacagaacaggggtgactttgaagaataaactgtactgattggctaaaccaaaaattctgaaaattttatggtaaaaatatatatgagtgtagtttcaggggaaattaacggatcttaatttggagttccgtagctcaagttataaataatttagtgactaagactcaagtagacagctttgaatgaactataaataatagttgaattatagagaatgttgcatatgaacatgaaatgtattaaattgataattaaatttatttatttagatccagaagattcaaatacgaagctagatcaaggaaaggaaaaagttcgggattagtagatttttactgtttacaaacaagtatcaaggtaagttcgtgtaaattgaattatattcttaaatgcttgaaatgcatgtttttgatatgaatatgatttgaatgttcattatatggaaatttatgaaacattgatatatttgataaaatgggaagaaatccggttgaatgaaaggaaaattcgatggatctcgaaaaggaattgaaggtaaaaggatctagccggacgggtgatcctatctgatatagccctccgaagaatatgtgtaaaatggatttagccggacgagtaatccaattagggtttgaatttagctgatggtaattcagatccaagctcattagagtaattatcgttgcaggatttagcctggactgataatcccgacaatactctatgagtttatattgcgaggatttagctcgacctggtaatccattgcaaggttgaggttcatggagtgtgctctctgaaatggatatgcgcacatgaatatgaattgacggaccgaattgtacaataaatgtgtacctctgaaaatctatcgaaattccgataaattcaacgggataaatatggaaaaataacaaggaaatggaaatcatggtattgacgagctcatcaatcatggtatatattattggtacatggaaattattgtactaacttgaatgttgagtttgtgcatattagggtaataatgcattgaatggatatatggatgtttattgtattgtattgaaaatattaggtaagtataattcttgttacatgagcttactaagcacaaagtgcttacccgcttctttttccctgttttgtagtgttaagagctcagaggtcggatttggtcggagacacatcacactgtcaaccttaggatttcggtatataaagaaactttattttggaaatcaatggcatgtataagctaacaaagtaaatgttaacgtaaAATGAATGTAAAATTAGctattagtatggttaacaaacctggttatagatatgtgatgacgttctcttatataaatgcatgaatctatcatgaaaatatgttgaattgatttggttgatgtggattggtctcgatttaatattacagggaaggttagatatttataaaggggctatattgaatataaaaaaaaaattaattcgtaaactccggtaatgcctcgtaccctattccggcaatgaatacgggtaggggtattacagtgAGAATGGGTAAAGGAATTaccttatcttttcaatataagttttaatgttttatggCAGTGCTGtaacttatcttttcttaatatATATGCAACGCACGAGTTAGAGCTACACATTTTTCGCCAAAGAATGACTCGACTTGAGAGCGATATGGAGGGTCAAACAAACACATCTTTCCGACAGTGGTTGGGTACTATGGAGCcgtggcaatgggctcaaagttttgacgagggctttcgttatggtcaaatgaccacaaacttggTGGAGGGGATCAACGTTGTGTTGTTAAAAACATGACATCTTCCAATTTCATCTGTCTTCTCAGCTATATTCTacaggttggctaccttgatgccaagaatgggtcaaCAACAAGTTAACCAAATAGAGGCGGAACACGTGTTTGTAGAagatgtcagggatgcaattgctGCAAACCGTCAGATGGTACGGTCAATGACTGTAGAAGTATATTCACGATGTAATGAAACGTTTCGAGTTACTGAGACTATCGGTCGTCGACCCGGTATACCACCTAGATCCTACGAAGTTGATCTTCGAAACAGACGATGCGATTGCATGAGGTTTCAAACACTTTATTATCCATGTGCACATGTTGTGGCAGCTTGTGCTAAAGTCTCACTCAATGTAGAACAATTTATCGATGAAGTGTACACCCATGAACGCACGTTGCGTGTATGGGAGAACGAGTTCCCCGTGCTTCCTGACCTATCTACTTGGGAGGTACCTCCGATGACCTTCGAGCTTATTCCAGATAAAGGGTTACGTAAGAACCCGAAAGGTCATCCGCAATCATCCAGAATCCATAACGAAATGGATATTAGGGAGAAATCCGACGAAAAGCTGTGTGGCGTATGCAGATTAGCTGGTCATAATCGAAGTAAATGCCCGCTCCGAAACTACCATGTTAGACAATCGTCCCAATTGGGTAGAAATTGATATGTAGTTCATTATATGTTAAAAGGACTGAATCACAAATTTGTCAACAATTTGTTGCAGTTAATCTAATTTGACTTACATAGTTAGTataaagtttatttatttaaataataaataaaaaaccataaaattgataaataaaatgacaaaaagtcattacataaatacaaagttaactatttaaattgcaaaaaaaaaaattgttaattaaaATGCCAAAAGATTcattacataaataaatataaagttATTTATATTACAAAACCCCCTAAAATTGATGATTTAATGGTGTCGTTCTAGGGGTATATTTTTGTGGAGCTCGACGTTCACGTTGCGGGCGATTACGGCGATCAACATTCTCTTCACCCGTATGTGGGGGTGTGTGAAACATAGAAGAAAAATTATATGTCTCAAACGCCATCAATGAACTTGAACCGGGAGGAGTGGAGTACAGTGATTGATATGGGTCATGAGGAGTGGAGTACGGCGATTGATACGGGCCGGAAGGAGCGGAGTACTGAGGTGGATACGAGCCAGGATGACTGGAGTACTGATGTGGTAGTGGGCTGAAGATATCAAACTTTGAATGATATCCGTGGCCTGATGAGCCTGGGAAATAGTCATTGCCCCCCAAATCTGGATGATAAGAACTATCTCCAGAGTGTAGCTCTGGCTCTGCCTCTGGTGCATGATGCGAATCTGAAAACGGTTGCCCAATTCGTGTCTTATACGGAGGGACTACCATCGACCGCCCaccaaataaaaatggtttccctATCTTACAGTACCACTGTATGTACTCTAACGAGGGCTGCAGATCCAAAGCACGACCCATCTGAGGTACCCTCCCTAATCGGTTGTTCCACATCGTAATATATTCTTCATGCACTTCTCCCCAATTATTTCCATACGCCCCCCTCTTACTCATCCCATGGATATCCCCCAATTGTACTGGTAGTGTCGAGATATACTGTATACAACCGAACTGCCGGAGTACTTGATCGCCATGATACCACTCCACTATATGAAAATTGATAACAAGTGCGCTAATGCACCATATGTTTGAGTGGATGTGGGCAGATGAGGGAATAACTGCCATAATTTCTGGAATGGAATACGACATCCAAACGAACTGTACAGTTAATAACATTTTTATATTAATGCGGGTCGAGTGagatgaaataataaaattaagtttATATTGGAAAAACTTACCCCCTGTCCAGCATGATTCTCAATCATCAGACGGTATATTGGAACCGTGTATGACCTTCCGATACCCGGATTAGTGCTCCATCTAAAGAGAACAAATTGTTAGAAcaatataatttgaaaaaaagTCAACTAATTCTTATAATGAGTAAAAATTCATCACCTATTAAcaagtggaaatatatatgattgatgactaatggatgccaagaatggcatccggTAAAGTGCCCACGGCTGCAGCAGTATGAGGCATCCGCCTTTGTCCATTGCAGAAGGATCTGTCGTCCGACAAAGTTCGCGATACAACATGGCTAACACTGCGGACCCCCACTGTATGAACGGGTGTTATGCAAATTGGATAATAGAGGTAAGTACATCAAGGGAACCATACTGCCGTTTGCATCCGGTATGAGTACACCCCCTATAAGGTGCATAATATAAGCTCGAGCGGCCTGCATCACCTCCCATTCATTGGCAGTACTCATCAAATGCTCAAAATTGTCCTTTAGCCATGAAAACCTCAAACTGGTAAATTTCCCCTCACTTGGCGAACGTCCAAGTAATTCATAGCAAAGGATAACCGGCCTAGAGATCAAACTTACGCTCGTGACCACATTTCCATTGATGGGAAGCCTGAGCTGCAGTGCAACATCCTCTAGAGTGATGGTACACTCCCCGCAtggcaaatgaaatgtgtgggtctcCGGACGCCATCGCTCGACTAAAGCAGAAATCAAGTCGTATCGCAGATCAAAAGTCCGGATCAATGCCGCTGATCCAAACCCGACTAATTCCAAGTATGGTATTAGGCGTTCATCTGGCAGAAACCCTACGCTATTAACACGGCCCCTCAATACGCGGTACTGGCCCTGACATTATTAAATTAGCAAAATaattaatacaatataatttaattccgcaaataacatgagtatcaaataaaaaatttattaccaTCTTATTAATAGTACTTGAtatgtgattattattattaatcaaaGAACTCATTTCTTGCAAATCGCAATTAAaaaatgaattcatttaatttgtttcaaaaatataataaattatttcaaatttcgaAACAAAACACGGTAAATATCTAATAATTTCCCATAATTTACCTACAATAAAAAATTATGTtagattacaataataatataattaaaattaatataaactatGTAAACATAAAAAcatactaattaaaaataaaaatagaaatagaaacatATCTGATTAGTTTCTTTCAAACAAACAACCtataaaaataacaacaaatttaatcaatttttaataaatcaataaaattgtcaaataaatgaaaaataaaataaaattacactgCATAACAAATACTTTTATaactttttcaaatattttattgaaaaatcaaacacatgaaaattaattatatataatagtGATTTGAATTAAGATTTTATAACTTTTCTAATACCAGTAATTCTCAAATCCTTAAAtcaaatgataattttataaatttagagGTTTTTAATTAGATGGCATATAAATGAAGTATTTATTATGCTCCTATAATTGGTGAATACAATATCAATATTCTAGATTTTGTAGCAGGTGAAAGTTACCAATCGTATTGTTTCTTTTATGGTCTCAATTATATTGTATGCATATGCTAAAGTTTAAAAAAATGGGTTTGTataattttaacttgattttcaaataaataaaataataatcattCTTTACAGGCTCGATCCACTATAAATGAAGCTATTGAGAGGACAAGAAGCAAAAAAGAAAGATCGGTGTGTGTTTAGTGCAAACaggtgagagagagagagagagagataggCTATGATAATTGGTCTATCTTTTTTATATGTAATTTTTTGGTAAATTCTTAAATCATTCTACGAAAATCAATAGAGGATATGAACGGAAATGGTAGATAGCAGTGGTGGGTGTCTTTGGTCTCCACCCTATAAATTGATATTACCTATAATGCTGAAACCATCATACAGAGGCAATGCCATGGTTTAAcatcaatataatatatatatatatatatatatatatatatatatatatatattcataactaAATGCGATTATTGGTTTAATTTGTTCAAATATGTGAGTCGATATTATGCTTCTTCAATAATCGACTTAGTTACATTTTATATAATATCTTAACAgagtatttttaaataatatttgcaAGATATA
Above is a genomic segment from Gossypium arboreum isolate Shixiya-1 chromosome 8, ASM2569848v2, whole genome shotgun sequence containing:
- the LOC108468730 gene encoding uncharacterized protein LOC108468730, giving the protein MGQQQVNQIEAEHVFVEDVRDAIAANRQMVRSMTVEVYSRCNETFRVTETIGRRPGIPPRSYEVDLRNRRCDCMRFQTLYYPCAHVVAACAKVSLNVEQFIDEVYTHERTLRVWENEFPVLPDLSTWEVPPMTFELIPDKGLRKNPKGHPQSSRIHNEMDIREKSDEKLCGVCRLAGHNRSKCPLRNYHVRQSSQLGRN